The DNA region GCAAATAGGAGGAAAACCGTATGATTCGCGTGCTCGCATCCACCTCCGTCATGTTCCTGTTCTCGGGACTTATTCTGCTGCTGGTGGACAAGGAGATTTACAAAGTGACGCATATGAAAAAGGAGCACCGCTGCGCCCGCTTCTTTGGCTGGGCCGAAGTCGCCCTCTCCGCCGCAGGGCTGCTGACTTTTCTATTGCTGCACGCCTTGAATTAAAAACCGAAGCGTTAGCTGCCAGTGGTGCTCCACGACCCCGCATGGTATAGTGGGTCTGTACATATTTCGAAAATGGAGAATCCGGATCAATGAAAGACAACAAACAACAACATTTTGATAAAAAAATACAGACGCCGGGAAAAAAACACGGTTCGAAGCCGCGTCCAAAGCAATCCGCCGCAACCCGGGAGGAAGCCGACCGGCTGCAGGCCGGAGACAGGATCGTCGTCACGGTCAAGAGGCTCGGGATCAACGGCGAAGGGGTTGGCTACTACCGCCGCAAGGCGGTATTTATCGAAGGCGCCATCCCCGGGGAAGTCATCAAGGCGGAAGTTACCGGTGTTTCGGACAAGTTTATTTCCGCCGTCATCAAGGAGATCGAAAAACGCTCCCCTTACCGGGTGGATGCGCCATGTCCGGTTTTCGGCATTTGCGGCGGCTGCCAAATCCAGCACCTGTCTTACGAAGGCCAGCTCGCCGGCAAGGAGGACATGGTGCGCGAGGCCTTTTCCCGTTATGCCGGATTGCAGGACATGCGGATTAAGCCGATACTGGGCATGGAGCATCCCTGGAATTACCGCAACAAAGCACAGCTGCAGCTCGGCATGGCCCAGGAAGGCGTGATCGCCGGACTGTACGCGGCCGACTCGCACAAGTTGATCGACATCACCGGCTGCCCGATTCAACATCCGAAGATCAATGAAGCGGTGGACCGGACGCGCAACGTCCTGCAGCAGTTGCAAATCCCCGTCTACCGGGAAAAAAGCAATCAGGGGCTCGTCCGCACAATCGTCGTTCGCTGGGGGTTCCAGTCGGAGCAGCTCCAGGTCACGCTCGTAACGGCGAGTGACAAGCTGCCGCGCCAGGCCGAGTTGATCAAGGGACTGCGGCTGGCGCTGCCCGATTTGACGAGCATTGCGATGAACGTCAATCCGAAAAATACATCGCTTGTCTTCGGCAACAAGACGGTGATTCTTTGGGGCGAAGACAGCATCCGGGAGTCGCTTGGCGACCTGGAGTTTACGTTATCGCCCCGCGCCTTTTTCCAGTTGAACCCGATTCAGACGGTGAAGCTGTACGAAACGGTGCGCGCCGCCGCCGGGCTGACCGGCCGGGAAACGGTCGTCGACGCCTACTGCGGCACCGGTACGATCGGCCTGTGGCTGGCGCCTTACGCGCGGGAGGTGCGCGGGATCGAGTCGATCCCCGAGGCCGTCGAGGACGCCAAGGCAAACGCCGCCCGCAACGGCCGCGGCAACGCCTCCTTTTACGCCGGCTACGCGGAGGAACTGCTGCCCCGCTGGGTGAAGAGCGGCTTCGCGCCCGACGTGATCGTCGCCGACCCGCCGCGCACCGGCCTTGATCCCCGCTTCCTCGAAGCGGTCCTGCGCACGAAGCCGAAGCGCTTCGTTTACGTGTCCTGCAACCCTTCCACCCTGGCCAAGGATTGCAAGGTGCTGCTGGACGGCGGCTATGCTATCGACTGGGTGCAGCCGGTCGACATGTTCCCGCAGACGAGCCATGTGGAGTGCGTTATCCTACTGCAACGGAAAAACGGTTAAATCCCCTTCCGAATTAATCGAAGAAAGAATTAAGGAACTGGGCGACTGGCGGAGCCAGTTGCTCTCAAAGTTGGGGAACCTGGTCAAGCGGGTCGAACAGGAGGAAGTTGAGGAGTGAAAGTGGAGCGGGCAGCTTCTGGAAGGACGAACTGCCGGCCTTCAAAAATAGTGGAATTTTATGTTCTTATTATCGGGAGCCCTAGCATGTTGATCCCTATAGCGGATTTTTTTGTCCCTATTTTCCTATAAATGGTCCAAAACATAGGTATATCCTGGCGACCGGGGAGAATAGCGACATAAATTTCCTCTATTTCTCTCAAATGGACGGATATCGCCGGAATAACGACCTTTTTTGTCCTTATCATGACGAAGTTAGGCGCTAAACCGGTACTCATTTATGATCAGCCATAATCAGCGGCGAATGTAATACCGGCCGATTCTCTCGCCGCTTGCACGATCTCCATCACTCTCCGGCTTTGCTCCAGCAATAGCTCCGCGGCCTGCGTGTCCCGCTGGGCTATCATCCGTTCAAACTCCACGAACTCGTCATACATCCGGTGCGCGTGATTTTTATGATCCACTTTTTCCGGCGGCGCTTGACGATGGAGAGTATAGGTATACGAATCGCAGATATTGGCCGGACTGTTCATCTGAATGACGCCCTTGTCTCCTTGAATGCTGTAGAAGGCGGAAGCCGAGCTATCCTTGGCGCCAACGCAGACGGCCTTAAAATGTCCGTAATCCAGCAGCAATACGCCGGAAGTGTCAATCCCCCGCTCGATATTGGCCGTATATTGCACATGTTCCGGGCTGCCGAACAATCCGGTTACCCAGTGGATGTTGTAAATGTTGATGTCCATCAGCGCTCCGCCGGACATTGCCGGATCAAACGCGGGCAGCGTGCTCCCTGCTTTAAACGCGTCATAACGGGAGGAATATTGGGAGTAGTTGCACTGCACGATTTTGATATCGCCAAGCAATCCCGCACGTTCTTTTATCGATTTGTAATTTTGCAGATGAATCGTTGTGACCGCCTCCAGCAGCATCAAGCCGCGCTCGCGCGCCAGCCTGTCCAACTCCAGAAACTCCCGCAAATTCGATGTAAAAGGCTTCTCGCAAATCACATGTTTACCCTGCAGCAATGCCTTTCTGGCAAAAGAATAGTGCAGATGATTGGGCAGGCCGATATAAACTGTATCCAAATCATCCTCCAGCATCCTGTCGTAATCCGTGTAAATCTCCGGAATCCGATACTGCTGCCGTAATTGCCCCAGTTTCTCATAGCTTCTTGGTGTCCCGCAGATGGCGATGACGGAAATGTTGGGAATCTCATGAATAAAACTCAACAAATCCAACACGATCTTACCCGCGCCCGCTATTCCCAATTTCATCTTGTCCGCACACTCCTTATCCTTGTAATTTAATGACTCCATTATAGGAACATAAACTCCCGCTCGTATAGAGACTGCCGCCAGAATGGTACTTATGTTCAGCCGTGCCGATGGCGCTCCCCCTAATGCTGAACTAAAAGTTCATTTTCTATACTTCTGAGCAAATCCTTTGGTACAATAAATCTTGAGGTGTGGGTCTGATGAAAATACTAACATTGCTGAAAGAGATGAGAGGTTTTACGCCAAATGAACAGAGTATTGCCGCCTACGTTCTGCAGCATCCGGAGAACTGCCTGTCCTTAAGCATCCATGAGCTTGCCCGAGCGGCTTTCACCTCGCATTCCGCCGTGGTTCGTCTGACGCAAAAGCTCGGCTTGGCCGGCTTCAAGGAATTCAAAATCAAACTGGCCCAGGAATTGCAGCAGTCCCTTCAGCAGATTTCCGGCGTAGATCCGAACCTGCCTTTTGGGGTCGATGAGTCTTCCATTCAGGTAGCCAAAGGGATGGCCGAACTCTTGAAGGAGACCATTGAGAAAACATTTGTTTTGCTGGATCATGAGTTGTTGAACCGGTCTGCCGAAATGCTGAACCGTGCGAAGCGGATTTTTATGTTTGCGTTGGGGGATTCTCAAATTCGTGCCCAGAGCTTTCAAAATAAACTGATTAAAATCAACAAATATGCCATTATTGCCACCGAACTGGCGGAATGGGCGCAGCATACCATGAATATGACTCCGGAGGATTGCGCCGTTTTTCTGACGTATCACAGTAAATCGCCCATCTATTTGAAGGCCGCCCGGCATCTCAAAAATACCGGAGTTCCCATGCTGACCATCACCTCTTCGGCCCGCAGCGAACTGGCCGCACTCAGTAAGGTTTGTATTCAGGTGCCAAACGACGAGTTGTCCTATGCCAAAATCGGGACCTTCTCTTCCCAGATCGCATTTGAATATGTGTTAAACGTGCTGTATTCCTGCATTTACAAACTCGACTACTCCAAAAATAGGCAGACCGCCCTGCAATCGCTAACTGCCTTTCAAGCGTTCGACATGATGCAAAATCTATGAAAATTGAGGATATAAATCGTAACCGGAAGGAGCAGGCAAACATGGAAACTATGAATGAACCGCAGCGGATGGAGCAGGCCTTGCAGCAATTGGCGCGGTTGATCCTTCGCCACGCCCCGTCGAACGGAACGCATCGGACGGTTATGCCTTCTTTGACGCTGATGTATGCCGCGCATCCGGCGGAACCGCTGGAAACCGTACACAAGCCATCCATTTGCGTCGTGGCGCAAGGGGCGAAGACGGCCACATTGGCGGAGGAAACCTACCGTTACGATCCTTCGACTTATTTGGTCACTTCCGTCGAATTGCCGACCATCGGGAGAATTGTCGAGGCTACGCCCGAGATCCCCTATTTAAGTTTAAAGCTGAGCTTCGACGCCGACGTCATTCTTGAGATCTTGAACAAAATGGATCTGCCCGTTTCCGCTCCCGCGGAAGCCGGCCGCGGCATCAGCGTAAACCGGATGTCCTCATCGCTGCTCGAAGCCGTCGTGCGGCTCATGCAGTTGCTCGACACGCCTGAGGATATACCGATTATGGAGCCGCTCATCGTCCGCGAAATTCTGTATCGAATGCTTCAAGGGGAACCAGGGGCGCTCCTCCATCAATTTGCGATCGTCGGCAGCCATGGGTACAACGTCGCGCAGGCGATCCGGGTGATTAACCGGCAATATGACCGCCCGC from Paenibacillus macerans includes:
- the rlmD gene encoding 23S rRNA (uracil(1939)-C(5))-methyltransferase RlmD codes for the protein MKDNKQQHFDKKIQTPGKKHGSKPRPKQSAATREEADRLQAGDRIVVTVKRLGINGEGVGYYRRKAVFIEGAIPGEVIKAEVTGVSDKFISAVIKEIEKRSPYRVDAPCPVFGICGGCQIQHLSYEGQLAGKEDMVREAFSRYAGLQDMRIKPILGMEHPWNYRNKAQLQLGMAQEGVIAGLYAADSHKLIDITGCPIQHPKINEAVDRTRNVLQQLQIPVYREKSNQGLVRTIVVRWGFQSEQLQVTLVTASDKLPRQAELIKGLRLALPDLTSIAMNVNPKNTSLVFGNKTVILWGEDSIRESLGDLEFTLSPRAFFQLNPIQTVKLYETVRAAAGLTGRETVVDAYCGTGTIGLWLAPYAREVRGIESIPEAVEDAKANAARNGRGNASFYAGYAEELLPRWVKSGFAPDVIVADPPRTGLDPRFLEAVLRTKPKRFVYVSCNPSTLAKDCKVLLDGGYAIDWVQPVDMFPQTSHVECVILLQRKNG
- a CDS encoding MurR/RpiR family transcriptional regulator, with the translated sequence MKILTLLKEMRGFTPNEQSIAAYVLQHPENCLSLSIHELARAAFTSHSAVVRLTQKLGLAGFKEFKIKLAQELQQSLQQISGVDPNLPFGVDESSIQVAKGMAELLKETIEKTFVLLDHELLNRSAEMLNRAKRIFMFALGDSQIRAQSFQNKLIKINKYAIIATELAEWAQHTMNMTPEDCAVFLTYHSKSPIYLKAARHLKNTGVPMLTITSSARSELAALSKVCIQVPNDELSYAKIGTFSSQIAFEYVLNVLYSCIYKLDYSKNRQTALQSLTAFQAFDMMQNL
- a CDS encoding Gfo/Idh/MocA family protein, which gives rise to MKLGIAGAGKIVLDLLSFIHEIPNISVIAICGTPRSYEKLGQLRQQYRIPEIYTDYDRMLEDDLDTVYIGLPNHLHYSFARKALLQGKHVICEKPFTSNLREFLELDRLARERGLMLLEAVTTIHLQNYKSIKERAGLLGDIKIVQCNYSQYSSRYDAFKAGSTLPAFDPAMSGGALMDINIYNIHWVTGLFGSPEHVQYTANIERGIDTSGVLLLDYGHFKAVCVGAKDSSASAFYSIQGDKGVIQMNSPANICDSYTYTLHRQAPPEKVDHKNHAHRMYDEFVEFERMIAQRDTQAAELLLEQSRRVMEIVQAARESAGITFAADYG
- a CDS encoding AraC family transcriptional regulator, whose product is MNEPQRMEQALQQLARLILRHAPSNGTHRTVMPSLTLMYAAHPAEPLETVHKPSICVVAQGAKTATLAEETYRYDPSTYLVTSVELPTIGRIVEATPEIPYLSLKLSFDADVILEILNKMDLPVSAPAEAGRGISVNRMSSSLLEAVVRLMQLLDTPEDIPIMEPLIVREILYRMLQGEPGALLHQFAIVGSHGYNVAQAIRVINRQYDRPLAVEQLAKSANMSVSAFHKHFKRVTAMSPLQYLKSVRLQEARRLMLAESMPASDAAFRVGYESPSQFSREYARMYGKPPMRDVQETTSRS
- a CDS encoding CLC_0170 family protein yields the protein MIRVLASTSVMFLFSGLILLLVDKEIYKVTHMKKEHRCARFFGWAEVALSAAGLLTFLLLHALN